The genomic DNA GCGCGACTGGTCATCGACTCATTATCCGCCTTCTGGCTTGATAAACCAGCAATGGCTAGGAGACACTCCTATTTTGTTAAGAAGGTTCTCTCAAAATGGGACTTCACCGTTATGGCGACTTCACAGTATGCAATAACTACATCTGAGGCCTTCGGGTGGGGAATCGAGCATATTGCAGATGGCATAATAAGATTTAGAAGGTCTGTGAGGAAGGGTTCTCTGAGGAGGTTCATGCTTATCGAAAAGATGCGGCAGACTAATCATAGCCTTCAGATGCATGAAATCACGATCATCCCATCTAAAGGGTTGACCATAGTAAAACCAGTAGAGATGAGAAAAGAGGACATTTCGCTGCCCAAGCATGTCGTGGAAAAAATTCAGAGAAGCGTCGAAAAAAGGGAAACCGAACTGCTATGATATCTACGATTGAATATTATTCTCGGCCTGAAGTTCAAAAGGAAATATTGGATTTTTGTAAAGGCAGATGGATCGCTGTTCACTGGATAGACAGCAGAGGCAACATTAAATTTCAACGTTATATCCGGAAAAGTCCGCTGCAGGAAGGTAACATAAATTCTTTCTTCGATTATCTGAAACAAAAAGATTCTTCGCCTCGATCCTTATATGCCACGGCAAATGTTTATTATTCATTGACCACTATTGAGAACACCTACGACTTCTCAAATATTCAATATTGCACGCCTACCTGGGATGTTGACAGCATACTTTCGAACTGGCAAGTGACCATAAGGACAGCGAAAGAAATCATTAATATTTTAGAAAGCTTTGGAGTAAGGAAGTCCCTATATATCAAATGGTCTGGTAACGGATGCCATATCCATCTACATGAAAGATCACTTTCGCCTAGCATTCTGGAACACCATCATCCCTTTGACCTGGCGTTCTCGATCGTGGAATATGTAAAGGCAAAGCTGACCGCCAAGATCTCTGAGTATTCACCAAAAGATGAAATACGTGTTGAGAACAAGATGGATTTAGCAAGAGTTTTCACCTGCCCTCTTAGCCTCCACAGAAAACTCGATGTCTCATGCATCTGCATGAAACCAAATCAACTAGACGAATTCACACCAGAATGGTTAGCGCCTGATAGATTCAGACATAATTTGACTTGGAGAGAATTTATCGAAGGTGAAGCTGATGAACTTGCTGAAAGTGCGTACTCAGCTATAGGCGGCTACCAACTCCTATCGAGACGCCGAAAGAGAAAGACAATGCCGCTAGACAGACAAATAATAAAATGGCTTTTTAAGGATCATGCCTGAGCTAGCGTCTTCCCATCCCCAGTCCAAATATTTTCTTACCGAACCATTTTTGGTCTTTGACGTATAGGCTTAATGGAATTCGCGAACAGCGAATCATTAGATAGCGAAAATTTATTAGGAAAACAGGAGATACATGTCTTAAGCTTGAGGTTGATAGAAAATGCCTATAAGAGTGGCGATAAATGGATTTGGAAGGATCGGACGGTTGCTGTTCAGAGCAGCCATAGAAAAGAAAGCTGACATAGACTTTGTGGCTATAAATGATATTGGAAATGCAAAGACTATGGCACATCTGC from Candidatus Bathyarchaeota archaeon includes the following:
- a CDS encoding KaiC domain-containing protein: ARLVIDSLSAFWLDKPAMARRHSYFVKKVLSKWDFTVMATSQYAITTSEAFGWGIEHIADGIIRFRRSVRKGSLRRFMLIEKMRQTNHSLQMHEITIIPSKGLTIVKPVEMRKEDISLPKHVVEKIQRSVEKRETELL